The stretch of DNA TCTACAGCCTGGGCGACAGCGCGCGGTTCAGCGTGGATATCCGTCCGGCGCTGAGTCGTGACCAGGAAATGACCCTGGAGTACAGCCTCAGCCTGGATGGGGCGGACCGGATCGCCCAGGGCCGCCTTGCCACCCGTGGCGGAAGGATCGACCTGGCCGGCAGCCTCGACCGTCCGGGGTTCCTGCGCCTGGACCTGACCCTGGCCGCCGGGCCCGACACACTCCAGACCGCCTGCGGCTGCGGTTTCGACCCCTACGCGATCCGTCCGACGGGCGTGCTGCCGGTCGATTTCGACCGTTTCTGGCGCAACGGCCGCGCCGAGCTTCTGCGCTTGCCGATGGACCCGCGTTTGGAGGAGGTGGAGCAGAATGAGATACCGGGCGCGAAGCGCTACAAGCTCAGCCTGGTGGTCAACGACGGGACCCGGATCAGCGGCTGGCTGACCGTGCCGCCGGGCAAGGGGCCTTTCCCGGCCGCGATCTACGCCCCCTACGCCGGAGTATACGACCCGGACACACGCACGATCATGGCCCGCGAGGGCCTGGTGACCCTGGCCCTGGAGATCCACGGCCTGGAGCTGGGTCGAGAGGCCGAATATTACCGCTATCAGGAGAACGGGGTGCTGGACGCCTACCGCGGCTTCGGCGCGGATGACCCTTACCGTTTCTACTACCGTCGCGCCGTGCTGGGCGTGATCCGCGCCATCGACTACCTCTGCTCGCGGCCGGATGTGGACAGCAGCCGTATCGGCATCACCGGCGGCAGCCAGGGTGGCGGGCTCAGCCTGATCACCGCCGGGCTGGACAGCCGGATCAAGGCCGTGGTGGCCAACGTGCCGGTCATGTGCGACCATACTGGCCGCTTTCACGGCCGGCCCTCGGGTTGGCCGGGCATCTTCCAGTACGCCGCCCGGGAGCGCATCGAGCGCACCTGCGGCTATTACGACGCCGCCCTGATCGCCGGGTTCATCAATGTCCCCGCCCGGATCGGCGTGGGCTTCATCGACCCGTTCTGCCCCCCGACCACCGTGTTCGCCGCCTACAACAACGTCAAGGGACCCAAGCGGATCGACTGCCACACCCTGGTCGGGCACGGCGCTTCTGAGGGCTGGTACGAGGATTCGATCCGCTGGCTGGCCCGGCAGCTTTCAGCCCCCGTCAAGCAGCCTTGAGACAAAGCTTGATCCGCGGAGTGTTTTTTATAATAATTAGAACGATGGTCGGATAAGCTATCAATTCAGGAAAAACCAACCCCTCGTCTTTGGTCTCTTGACGCTCGAGTGAAGGATGCAGAGTCCCCCCCCTCTTGGGCTGAAACGGAAAGAAAAAGATGTCGTTCACCTTCGATAAGGATGTCATCGAGGTCCAAAACCTCGACACCATGGCCTCGTTCGCACGTTTCCACGCGATCAACGCCGGTGTTTTCCTGGACGGGATCATCCTGGCCGAGGATCTGCTGCGCGACAAGGGCGCCATTGTCCTGTCGCATGACACCGAGCTGACCCACGAGAATTTCAAGCGCCTGCTCAGCATGCGCGAGGCCAACCCCAAGATCAATTTCTGCTTCCGTCTCAAACGCGGGGACAAGATCCTCGCCAAGTTCCGCCAGGAAATCATGGAACGGCTGATGGTGATCATGGACCGGCGGATCAAGACCAAGTTGTTCCGTGACCTGTTCTCCCTGGTGAGCGCCGACCTGACCGCCGTGGCCGACCTGGCCCTGGCCTCGCCCGACCTGGTGTTGACCGTGCACCAGATGCGGCTGAGCTGCGAAAGCTCGAAACTGAAAAAATCCCTTTCTTTCCTGGACCAGGCGCTCAATTCGGCGATCCTGGCCCTGGCGCTGACCCGCACCCCGCTGCTGAAAGAATATTTCGGCAACGAGCGCGAGAAAGCGGTGCCGCTGTTCAGCGCCGCCCTGATCCACAATTACGGCGCGATAATGAACCTGGCGGCCCTGGCGGAGCAGGCGGACCAGGACCGGGCCAAGCTTTACTGGACCCTGATCCTGAAAGACCTGAAGAAGATTGAGAAGACGCTCGTGGACGAAAATCTCAGGTACTGCCTGGAGGCCCTGTGCAGCTATCAGCTCGGGCGGCGCGATTTCGTGACCGGGGAGGATTACCAATCCATCTGCGCCAATATCCTGGTGGTGGTGGAATATTTCCTGCGGCGGGAGTGCGGTTTGTTCGGCGAGCCGGATGAGCCGCGCCGGGTGGTGGACCGGATGAATGTCAAAGCCTTCGAGCACCAGCTCAACGACAGGTCGGTCCAGGCGCTCACGCTCAGCCTGAACCTGAAAGACATATTCGACTTTTACTCCGAGATGGAACGCCTGCTGGCCGAATGCCCCTACGATTCGGCCACGGCTTACCCGCTGACCGGGTTCCGCAGCCCGACCCTGTTTGTGTGCCGCAAGCGGGTGACCGCCTGCCGCTGGATCGAGCTTTCGGTCCGGGCGGTCAAGCTGATTGTCAAGCTGGGTGAGCTGGCCCCCAACGATTACCACCGCTGCAAGCTGCTCACCCCCAAGCTGATGGATTTCTACAGCGAGTTCTACGACGAGATCAAGGAAGAGACCTCCGGCCAGCAGCCCAAAGCGGTCGAGCCGATCAAGGTCACCGCGGGTCCGCCGCCGGAGAACGCCCCCAAGCCCGGTGAGGTCGCGCCGGCCAAAGCCGGGGAGACGCCGGCGCAGGAGGGCGTCGCCGAGGCCGCGCCGGCTGCGGAAGCCGCTGGTGGCGACAAGAGCGCTCCATTCAACGACAGCCTGTCACAGATGTTCAACAAGTTGTCGCAGGAGAACGCATCCAAGGAAGGGGAGCCCTCGGCGGCGAAATCCAAGACCCAGGATACTCCTGCCGCCGGTTGATCAGCAGCCCCACCCGCCGCCACAGGGATCACCCCTGATAGCGCGTAACCTTGGCTTTCGACTGCGGATCCACCGCCACCGCCTCGATCTCCACCGCTATGCCCATGGGCAGGGCCGCGGCCTGCACCGTGGTCCGGGCGGGCTTGACCTGGCCGAAAAACCCGGCGTAGACCTCGTTCATCCGGCCGAAATCGGCCATGTCGGTCAGGAACACGGTGGTCTTGACCACATCGGCCAGGCCCGCGCCAGCATCCTGAAGGATCGCCTCGATGTTCTGCAGGCAGAGGCGGGTCTGGGTCTGGATGTCCTGGAGCACCACCTGCCCGGTCTCGACATCCAGCGGGCCCTGGCCCGAGACATAGATGAAATCGCCCGCCTTGACCCACAGCGAATAAGGCCCCTTGGCCTGGGGCAGCTTTCTCTTTTCCGACATGTGTCCCTCCGGTCTTTTCCCGATTGTCCAAAGTGAGAGTTACGGGCTAACGCTAATAGGTGCAGCGCACGGTGTCAACCGGATTGCCCGCGGGGTGCGCGAGCGGCCCACGGGCGGATTGACGCGCCGCCGGGATGCGGCTAATATTGTGCGGCGGAGGTTGGGTGTTCCGGGGCTCTGCGATGCCGGCCGCACCACTTGTGGAGGACGCCGTTATGAAAGCTCTGCTGCTTGAGGCTTACAGCAGTCTGGTGCTGAGAGAGTTGCCCGGCCCGACGCCCGGACCGGGGGAAATCCTGGTGCGGGTGCGCGCCTGCGGAATCTGCGGCAGCGATGTCCATGGGCTGGACGGCAGCACGGGGCGGCGCGTGCCACCGCTGGTGATGGGCCACGAGGCGGCGGGAGAGGTGGCGGTCCTGGGACAGGGCGTCTCCGGCCCGGCGGTGGGTGCACGGGTGACTTTCGATTCCACGATCTATTGCGGCGAATGCCGTTTCTGCCAGGCCGGCAAGGTCAACCTCTGCGACAGCCGCCAGGTGATTGGCGTCTCCTGCGACGAGTACCGCCGCGACGGGGCTTTCGCCGAATATGTCTGCGTGCCGGCGCGCTGTGTCTACGAGCTGCCCGCGGGACTCACATTCGAGCAGGCCGCGGTGGTGGAGCCGCTCTCCGTGGCCGTGCACGCGGTGGAGCGCGTGCCGCTGGAAATGGACGGCACGGCGCTGGTGGCCGGGGCCGGCATGATCGGCCTTCTGCTCGTGCAACTGCTCAAGCTGCGCGGGTTCCGGCGGGTCCTGGTCAGCGACCCCGATCCCTCCCGCCTGGCCCTGGCCCGCGAGCTGGGGGCGGATGAGGTTCTCGATCCGGGAGCGGGGCCGGTCATGGAGCGGATCGAGCGCCTGACCGCCGGCCGCGGGGTGGATGCCGCGTTCGACGCTGTGGGCCTGGAGGCCTCGTTAGGCGCATGCGTGGGCTCGCTGCGCAAGGGCGGGGCACTCTGCCTGATCGGCAATATCAGCCCGAAAGTCAGCCTGCCCCTGCAGCGGGTGGTGGCCCGTGAGCTGACCCTCTACGGCTCCTGCGCCTCCGCGGGCGAATACCCCCTCTGCCTCGACCTCCTGGCCGGAGGCGCGGTGAGAGTGGAGCCGCTGATCAGCGCCGCCGCCCCGCTGGACGAGGGCGCGCTCTGGTTCGAGCGACTGCGGGCCGGAGGCAGGGGACTGATCAAAGTCATCCTGCAACCTTGAAAACCTGGCGGTTACGATGAGCGGCAAGCTGTTCGATCTTAGCGGACGGGTGGCGCTGGTGACCGGGGCCAGCCGCGGCCTGGGCCAGTATTTCGGACGGGCGCTGGCTCGCGCCGGGGCCGACCTGGTGATAACCAGCCGTAATCTGGAAGCCTTGGAGCCGTTCCGGCGCGAGATCGAGGCCCTGGGACGGCGCGCGGCGCCCCTGGAGCTGGACGTGCGCCGCGAGGAAAGCATCACGGCCATGGCCGCCGCGGCCGAGGCCGCCTACGGGAAAATCGATATCCTGGTCAACAACGCCGGCTGCAACGTGCGCAAAAGTTCACTGGAAATCACCTGGGACGATTGGAACACCGTGCTCGACACCAACCTGCGCGGCACTTTTTTCGTGGCGCGCGAGGTGGCCCGCGGGATGATCGCCCGCGGCTACGGGCGCATTATCAACATCGGCTCCGTGACCAGCGTGTTCGGCTACGCCGGGCTGGCCCCCTACTGCGCCAGCCGCGGCGGAGTGCGCCAGCTCACCATGAGCCTGGCCGATGAGTGGGGCCTGCACGGAATCACGGTCAACTGCCTGGCCCCGGGCTGGTTCCGCACCGAGCAGAACAAAGTGCTGTACGAGGACCGCGAGTGGGTCGAGTACCTGCTGGACCGCATTCCGCTCAAACGCCCCGGAGCGCCGCCCGACCTGGACGGCGCGGTGGTGTTCCTGGCCAGCGAGGCCAGCGCCTATGTCACCGGCCAGACTATCCTGGTGGATGGTGGAATCTCCACCGGGGCGACCCGCGCCCTGCCGAAAAAGAAAGCCCCCTGAGCCCAGCTTTGTCCGGTTAGGTAATGTTACGGGCGAACACAAGGATTGTCCCTGTATGTCTTGACCCAGTCTCACGGCCAAACCTCATGCGGCCGGACGGCCGCCGCTGTTGCCTTTGGGGGCCGCACCTGTTTGAGCCTGCAGCATGGGCAGCGTGTAATTGCTCGTGAAGAGTCGAAGCTTGAAAGCGCTCCAGCGCACGGCGGCGATTCGCGGCAGCGCAGCCGCTGCACCGCGGGAGCGGAGCCAAGGCTCAGTAAACACTTAAGGTTGCAGTGGAGATGTGGCCGGGACGAGTTTGCGGCCCCCGCTGGCTTTGCTGCTTTGGCCGAAACCAAAGCAGAACAGAATCTTTCGACTTCTCACTGCAAGTCCCTGACCGGACACTACTGCCCTGAGCCACTTTCAGTCCGGCGCCGGACGGAACGGAATTTGCAACCTTTTCCGGCCAGCTTAGGCTTTCAATCCCAAGGGAACGACAGGCTGCACCGCCCCCCGCGGTCAGTTTCCCGAGATCACGACTGGCAGACATCCAACGCGCACAGGGAGGTGTGGCATGGACGTGTCCTCGGTCAGTTCTATAGTCACCGCCTTACAATCTTATCTAACCTCGGCTACCTCAAGCAGTTCCGAATCGGGGACCACCTCCGGCACACAGAGCGGTTCCGAGACTGAGGGCAGCGGCTCGACCGATCTGGTCCAGCTCAGCGCCCAGGCCAAGGCCCTGGCCGAGGGCGCCGCCAGCTCGGTCGCCAGCTCGTTTTTTTCGAGCATCGACGCCTCGGACGGCATCTCGATGGATGAACTTATCAGCCTGATGCGGGAAAAAACTACCAGCCTGCTCGACTACCTCGACAACTCCTCTGATATCTACGGCCTGGACAACTCCTCCCAGACCCAGTTCGGCCTGGACTCCCTGGGCAACGTGAATGTCCTGAACGGCACCGGCGCGAACAAGTCCGCCTATGAATCCCTGTTCTCGCAGAACAACCAGATGAGCGAGCTGTTCCAGCAGATCAGCTCGCTGGCCTCGACTGTCAGCGCCTCGCAGCAGGCGCTCGAATTCCGCGAGGCCTACGAGGCCGACCCCCAGGCCGCGCTCGAAAAGTACTCGTACCTGTTCGACGAGGGCTACGACCCCCAGGTGAGCCTGGGCTATTCCGAGGGCTCGCTCCAGGCCTGGCTCACGGGTCAGAACGGGACCGAGGCTCAGCAGATAGTCGCTTAAGACCCGCACGCCAGGCGCCCCCCGGACTGTACTGTCTGTACTGTCCATGTCCGCCCTGCGCGCTGCGGCATTCCGGCCGAATTTCAAGCCTTGACACAGGGAGGTGTGTGCATGGATGTCTCGACGATCGCGTCCGCCTGGGAGACCACCCGGGTCGGCTCCACCAGCGCCGTGGGTTCCGCCGCGCCGCCGGCGGAGGATGAAAACGCGAACGTGACCACTCAGGAGGATACGGTCGATATTTCGCCGGAGGCGAAGGACAAAGCCGAGAAGGACCCAGGCGCTCAAGCCAGGGGCCTGTTGGAGAGTCTCAACATCCTGGATGGATTTTCACCGGAGGCGCTCAAGGAAAAATCCACGGCCCTGAAAGAGGACCTGGATGAACTGTTCCAGCGGGCCGGGATCGACACCTCGACCGAGATCAGCCTGACCACGGGCTATGACGGCAGCGTGCTGGTGAGCGGCGAGCACCCGGACAAGGCCAAGATCGAGAAGCTTTTCGCCGATAACCCCGAGCTGGCCAACCGGTTCCGCGAGGTGAGCGGCATGGCCTCGATGATCCGCGCCTGCCAGGAGGGTATCGCGTTCCAGAAGGCTTACGCCCAGGACCCCGAAGCCGCTGTGGCGCAGTACTCTTACCTGTTCAACGACAATTACCAGCCCCAGTTCAATATGAGCTACACGGAAGATTCGATGTCGTTCTACTTCACCGACCTGTTCCACCAGGGGCGGCAATATCTGGAGTATTGAACCGGTAAGAGCCTTAAATTCATGTATAACGCCCGGCGGATAACATTGACTATTCATTCGCCGGGCGTTATGCTATTTAGCCTTGATGCCGCAGCGCATTCCGTGACGGCCGCCCGCAGGCCGCAACAGTCCTGAGCCAGCAGACCAGGTTTCTATTCCATGGACATTCCCCAGACAAAAGATGATACCAAAACGTCGCCGCTTCTCAGCCTGAGCGGTATCGGCAAGAGTTTCGGCGGGGTGAGCGTGCTCGCCGATGTCCCGCTCGATCTGTTCCCCGGCGAGGTGCATATCCTGGCCGGAGAGAACGGCGCTGGCAAGAGCACCCTGATCAAGATCATGGCTGGGGTGTACCCCGATTTCGAGGGCCGGATCGTGCTGGACGGACGCGAGGTGCGGTTCCGCACGCCCCAGGAGGCCCTGGCCGCCGGGATCGCGGTGATCTACCAGGAAATTTCGCTGGTGGGCACGTTGAGTCTGGCTGACAACATGTTCCTGGGCCGCGAGATACACGCCCCGGCCGGAACTTTCGACCGTCGGGCACAGCAGGCCCGGGCGCGCGAGGTGCTTTCCGGCATGGGCCTGGACCTGGATGTCACCCGCCCGGCCGAGGAGTACCCCATCTCGATCCAGCAGATGGTGGAAATCGCCAAGGCCCTCTCCTGCAACGCCCGGGTGATCGTGATGGACGAGCCGACCAGCTCGCTCAGCGCCCCGGAGGTGGAGCGCCTGTTCGGGCTGATCGAGGGCCTCAAGCGCCGCGGCTGCGCGGTGGTCTATATCTCGCACAAGATGGAGGAAATCTACCGCATCGCCGACCGGATCACGGTGCTGCGCGACGGGCGCTGGGTGGGCTGCGCCCCGGCCGCCGAGTTGCCCGAGCCGGAGCTGGTGCGCTGGATGGTGGGCCGCGAGCTTTCCAGCCAGTTCCCGCCGCGCCGCGGACGGCGCGGGGCCGAGGCCCTGCGCGTGGAGGGCCTCACCCTGCTCGACAGCGCCGGCTCGGGCCGTCCCCTGGTCGAAAACCTCAGTTTCAGCCTGCGCGAGGGAGAAATCCTCGGCCTGGCCGGATTGCAGGGCTCCGGGGCCAGCGAGGCCCTGGGCGCGGTGTTCGGGGTCTACGGCGTCCCGGCGGCCGGACGGGTGAGTCTTTTCGGTG from bacterium encodes:
- a CDS encoding acetylxylan esterase: MRKLLLLNTVTAALLLSFAIAQAQTAAGPDSLRLTVSADRPDHIYSLGDSARFSVDIRPALSRDQEMTLEYSLSLDGADRIAQGRLATRGGRIDLAGSLDRPGFLRLDLTLAAGPDTLQTACGCGFDPYAIRPTGVLPVDFDRFWRNGRAELLRLPMDPRLEEVEQNEIPGAKRYKLSLVVNDGTRISGWLTVPPGKGPFPAAIYAPYAGVYDPDTRTIMAREGLVTLALEIHGLELGREAEYYRYQENGVLDAYRGFGADDPYRFYYRRAVLGVIRAIDYLCSRPDVDSSRIGITGGSQGGGLSLITAGLDSRIKAVVANVPVMCDHTGRFHGRPSGWPGIFQYAARERIERTCGYYDAALIAGFINVPARIGVGFIDPFCPPTTVFAAYNNVKGPKRIDCHTLVGHGASEGWYEDSIRWLARQLSAPVKQP
- a CDS encoding Rid family detoxifying hydrolase, translating into MSEKRKLPQAKGPYSLWVKAGDFIYVSGQGPLDVETGQVVLQDIQTQTRLCLQNIEAILQDAGAGLADVVKTTVFLTDMADFGRMNEVYAGFFGQVKPARTTVQAAALPMGIAVEIEAVAVDPQSKAKVTRYQG
- a CDS encoding galactitol-1-phosphate 5-dehydrogenase, whose amino-acid sequence is MKALLLEAYSSLVLRELPGPTPGPGEILVRVRACGICGSDVHGLDGSTGRRVPPLVMGHEAAGEVAVLGQGVSGPAVGARVTFDSTIYCGECRFCQAGKVNLCDSRQVIGVSCDEYRRDGAFAEYVCVPARCVYELPAGLTFEQAAVVEPLSVAVHAVERVPLEMDGTALVAGAGMIGLLLVQLLKLRGFRRVLVSDPDPSRLALARELGADEVLDPGAGPVMERIERLTAGRGVDAAFDAVGLEASLGACVGSLRKGGALCLIGNISPKVSLPLQRVVARELTLYGSCASAGEYPLCLDLLAGGAVRVEPLISAAAPLDEGALWFERLRAGGRGLIKVILQP
- a CDS encoding glucose 1-dehydrogenase, which encodes MSGKLFDLSGRVALVTGASRGLGQYFGRALARAGADLVITSRNLEALEPFRREIEALGRRAAPLELDVRREESITAMAAAAEAAYGKIDILVNNAGCNVRKSSLEITWDDWNTVLDTNLRGTFFVAREVARGMIARGYGRIINIGSVTSVFGYAGLAPYCASRGGVRQLTMSLADEWGLHGITVNCLAPGWFRTEQNKVLYEDREWVEYLLDRIPLKRPGAPPDLDGAVVFLASEASAYVTGQTILVDGGISTGATRALPKKKAP
- a CDS encoding sugar ABC transporter ATP-binding protein gives rise to the protein MDIPQTKDDTKTSPLLSLSGIGKSFGGVSVLADVPLDLFPGEVHILAGENGAGKSTLIKIMAGVYPDFEGRIVLDGREVRFRTPQEALAAGIAVIYQEISLVGTLSLADNMFLGREIHAPAGTFDRRAQQARAREVLSGMGLDLDVTRPAEEYPISIQQMVEIAKALSCNARVIVMDEPTSSLSAPEVERLFGLIEGLKRRGCAVVYISHKMEEIYRIADRITVLRDGRWVGCAPAAELPEPELVRWMVGRELSSQFPPRRGRRGAEALRVEGLTLLDSAGSGRPLVENLSFSLREGEILGLAGLQGSGASEALGAVFGVYGVPAAGRVSLFGEPLPLGSPARSIRRGLALLTSDRKTNGFVPEMDITRNISLASLHRFSPGGWLRHREERRAAEAQAASLRLRAASLGQLVVTLSGGNQQKVILAKWLETGPRVLLLDEPTRGVDIGVKHEIYELMNRWTYDGLAVVLITSEMPELLAMSDRILVLSRGRATAEFNRAEATQENILQAAMGRSSQIA